The sequence TCATTGTGGAAACTGGCAAAGTCGTAGTCCATAGTTCAACTATTAGTATGCTCAATGCCACCATAGCATTCACTGTCAAAAGCTACAACCCGAACAAAAGAGCCTCCATTCACATGGATTATATGAGGATGATAGTCGATAACATGGGCGTGAGGTTTTCCTCCGCCATCCCCTCCTTCACGCTCACGCCCAGAAACCAAACCGTCTTGTGGTCAGCCGTCCAAGTCAACTTTGAATACCCATTTGGGTACACGGAAGAGATAAATCCAGAACTACAATTCTCAGCTGAAGTCAGGTACACTCATTTAGAGATAATTTTAAAGTTAGACCCAAATTTTTGGACAAAATGGAATATGCTCAACTTTTAAAAACATAGgtgttttttaatatttatttttaccttTTGCTTGTTTCATAATCTGCGAAAATTggcaaaagagaaaaaagaattgAACTTAGAGGAATGAGAGGAGCAAGAGAAAATAGAGTAAGGAGCATAAAATTCAAAACCCATATCAGAAAAGGCGAGGGAAGCGAGAGAGAGAAAATAGGTGTGAGGAGGAAAATTTCTAAATCgaaaagaaaatgagagaaaaGCCACATGAAATAGAGAGAGAGCGCAATGACCTGAAAAATCTAACTCAAAGAAACGGGAGGGCAAGATCTTAATCTGCGTGGAAAATCGTCAAATTTGATAATTTCACCCTTGATGTAACTAAAACATCAAAAAACCTGTTTTAAAAGCTATCTATTGTTAATTTGAGCTCAGAATTTTGGATCCTTTTTTTCAAATGTATTGGTTTAATGTTGAAGTGGAGGTATCCAACCTCTCGAAGTTGAAAGTACAAGCATGATTAGTTGGTGTtcttattttcatatattttaccTTATAGCGATATTAAGGTTGGGATGattttaaagaataaatttGTTGGAATTTACCTCAATTTTAACCCAAATTGCTAACCTTATAACCcttttatttcttgtttttcagattttaaaaactaattaaGTTTATGGATACTGCTTTTCGTaaataaatttctttaatttgttATCAAGAGTATTAATTTCATAATCTAAATCTGTTTTTTGAGGGTAAATGTATTGGATATGCAACAGAATAATAATTATCTATGATTGACTGGTCTGTTACAAATATATTTCAAGAACTGAGGATCTTAACTTTTTTCATAGTTCTTTTCaattattttgtatttgattgttatatttacaactGTCTTATTTTGTAATGCTAAAGaggtattttttattttttttttattgttgtaTTTTGGTTTTTCAATGTTAAATTTTGTCTCTCTCTTTTACTTTTTGTTGGCTTTGTCTCTGTCAGTTACAGTGTCGAGAAATGGATGTCAAAACCTCGGTTGCTAGAGATCTATTGTAATCACCTCTTGCTTAAAATCAATGATTCAACAACATTTGATAATACCAAATGCAAAGTGGATCTTTGAGAGATTTGACGATCTTGATGCACAGTTATTGCTGAATAATCCCAAAGATATCGTTTGTTACCCAAACTtacactattttttattttaatttattgtttcTTTATGGATAGAGAGTTCTTGAAttctttggtttttttttttcggaTAATGAAGAAGAATAGTTATGGAAGATTTGAGAGAGGTTGAGAGAGATTTGGATTGGGGAGAGCAGATTGAAAAAAGTGAGGTGAAAATATAGATTATAATTTGTTGTAGTGTATAAACatgaaaagaatatatatatatatatatatatatatatatatatatatatatattgtgagCCTGCTTAAGAAGATAAAATCATATATCTTGGAACCAGCTTTAAAACTGATTTACTTTGGAGAAGGGGAAAAACCtcattttttattaagaaaatatatGTAAAGAAAAGAATAACTCTTTCTTTCATTTGAACCTTGATTGATTGATTTTTATATATTGTTTCTTCTTTGTTCATGAATTTGTCTTTTCATACTATGTAACTCATTGAAAAACggaagataaaaagaaataaaacaaagaaaaagaaaaagaaagagaaagatgaGAATTACTATTCAACCATGAATAATTGATTCAAGTAATATACAGCCCTGTATTCACTAGCAGGGAGTCATGTAGGGGATGTACGTGACTTAAATTCTCTTTTCTAcgtaaatttttattttaaattttaaagaaaaatttggaaaaatagcaaaaaaatttataataatagaGCACGTGTcattacattttctaaattgtaaaaacagca comes from Cucumis melo cultivar AY chromosome 12, USDA_Cmelo_AY_1.0, whole genome shotgun sequence and encodes:
- the LOC103500718 gene encoding NDR1/HIN1-like protein 10, whose amino-acid sequence is MRSTTATTTHGITKRTRLIRLVGRSLLGVIFLVALGMIICWLVVIPKTPRLIVETGKVVVHSSTISMLNATIAFTVKSYNPNKRASIHMDYMRMIVDNMGVRFSSAIPSFTLTPRNQTVLWSAVQVNFEYPFGYTEEINPELQFSAEVSYSVEKWMSKPRLLEIYCNHLLLKINDSTTFDNTKCKVDL